A portion of the Nyctibius grandis isolate bNycGra1 chromosome 31, bNycGra1.pri, whole genome shotgun sequence genome contains these proteins:
- the LOC137675046 gene encoding LOW QUALITY PROTEIN: forkhead box protein L2-like (The sequence of the model RefSeq protein was modified relative to this genomic sequence to represent the inferred CDS: inserted 1 base in 1 codon) — MGDAVPGGRCPPGASFTIEYLLSERGEGGPRSPSAPGRSPQRPPEPGDKPPQSYIALISTAILSSPEKKLLLSDIYQWIMDNYPYFKNKEKSWRNSVRHNLSLNECFVKAGRSDNGKGHFWAIHPANLEDFAKGDYQRRRARRRVRRVNVGYYHPYALYGLGCCCPCCPPVPPXPPPHAAPPRPARSPPPLPAREGTLGLGTGPPSPWPWSPPSPAPLPVAPHPAPRG, encoded by the exons ATGGGGGACGCGGTGCCTGGGGGACGGTGCCCACCCGGGGCCTCCTTCACCATCGAGTACCTGCTGTCGGAGCGGGGTGAGGGGGGAccccgcagcccctctgcccccggcCGCAGCCCCCAGCGCCCGCCCGAGCCCGGGGACAAGCCGCCGCAGTCCTACATCGCCCTCATCTCCACCGCCATCCTCTCCTCCCCGGAGAAGAAGCTGCTGCTCTCCGACATCTACCAGTGGATCATGGACAACTACCCCTACTTCAAGAACAAG GAGAAGAGTTGGCGCAACAGCGTCCGCCACAACCTCTCCCTTAACGAGTGCTTCGTCAAAGCCGGCCGCAGCGACAACGGCAAAGGCCACTTCTGGGCCATCCACCCCGCCAACCTCGAGGACTTCGCCAAGGGCGACTACCAGCGCCGGCGGGCCCGGCGGCGCGTCCGCAG GGTGAACGTCGGCTACTACCACCCCTACGCCCTGTACGgccttggctgctgctgcccctgctgccccccggtgcccc ggcccccccctcACGCTGCCCCCCCtcgccctgcccgcagccccccaccGCTGCCCGCCCGagaggggacactggggctggggacgGGTCCCCCCTCCCCGTGGCCCTGGTCCCCTCCTTCCCCGGCCCCCCTTCCTGTagccccccaccctgctccgAGGGGATGA